A genomic segment from Solenopsis invicta isolate M01_SB chromosome 5, UNIL_Sinv_3.0, whole genome shotgun sequence encodes:
- the LOC105195297 gene encoding SLIT-ROBO Rho GTPase-activating protein 1 isoform X1, whose translation MDEEEIDGVKSPIKRLGSTRKLLVFNNIRLQLNEQLRCLDVRMEAQVALVAELQDFFRKRAELELDYSKSLDKMARSIQLRHKEQKQKREQWPLFSSYACWQQLVNETKSLSRDHAALSEVYSTHLVGRLNQVMEDVQRIYKRCREIGYETHEEILRVLHELHTTMKTYHAYQAESRQAETKLRVAEQQRNKLEVANADSREKLARSKKYKLIEKEVNKRKSKYQEAKLKALKARNEYILCLEASNTTIHKYFVDDLSDLIDCMDFGFHNCIARALLMHCSAEEGRQRSLQSGAEQLAAFVGALDSRADKQRFLESHHAAFMIPKKFEFQGQRGDETPEPELQKMLHSEMEQRLQQLQQRVTSLRTESEEVWKTLETAEASLLEMLTAKDYDCSRYFGENAVPTSRPPETLQIKLRADRQETEEFYLTKFREYLLGTSRIARLDAKQEYIRQSLLDGSNASPNPSISATKQKQARRKRIGRLQMNGQPKLFGGSLEEYLESTNQEIPLIMKSCIRVINLYGLHHQGIFRVSGSQVEINNFREWFERGEDPLADVTDASDINSVAGVLKLYLRELREPLFPIIYFEHLMELAQLESKQDFVNKMKEMIASLPRPVVIVMRYLFAFLNHLSEFSDENMMDPYNLAICFGPTLVPVPEDKDQVQYQNQVNELIKNIITFCEEIFPEDIGGTQYEKYISREPDDVDVGDSPTDQAQEDMDSEVYPSEDESENLEATAQFDFNARSERELSFKKGDTLTLYTQVSNDWWRGALAGREGLIPDKYIMLKIKDEEREKELLKSSSEESMRRRASSSADSVLSSNNSPLMGPSANPSTWSSGAASDMSSSATTNMITDNSNASGIIASVVTNVPCISSSAQPIISREMRSKGMPLAQGACLSPADILSASEADSVTSSRPARTSTPTENEKHSEQHRNNADGILQVALENNVDCGIDGGSANSTQQQQQQQQRGGGSNEEIANEDLGRNVLAMMSLDGIVTKRSAAGRKQQHWKSQSVGENVLAQQHQQLQLLSHANSMPTSTTTIAAIAAGTTTTTTTTILTPDADESHQDQQQTTNFSANRELWQRRATSQTQPTPRSSSYSRTSQEFREMRQKHTPDLVMDLPLSAQDPVGKKSASSSSLSSSDEETTMPLSLLAQQQQQTPPSRAEAATSPTGGPESPDMSTAAERFAKQNQCTLKKNTKTVNSENAATTAGNNKLKRIETTAAEHDGTGGIVVVDVENDEIVRSVSSNQITVDSVSGGGGGGGGGGGGSGGSSGSGGIPLRSPLPPRSTPKIVAKFADMHLTGGSQVVSSFKPQVKVKPTILRKPVLPFPHPHMSPELARKIEKQAQSAEQAN comes from the exons ATATACGGCTACAGCTGAACGAGCAGCTGCGATGTCTCGACGTGAGGATGGAGGCGCAAGTCGCCCTCGTGGCCGAGCTCCAGGATTTTTTTCGCAAAAGGGCGGAACTGGAGCTGGACTACAGCAAGTCTCTCGACAAGATGGCCAGGAGCATACAGTTGCGGCATAAGGAGCAGAAACAAAA GCGGGAACAATGGCCCCTGTTCTCCAGCTACGCCTGTTGGCAGCAGCTCGTAAACGAGACCAAGTCCCTCAGCAGGGACCATGCCGCCCTGTCCGAGGTTTACAGCACCCACCTCGTGGGCCGTCTCAATCAGGTGATGGAGGACGTGCAGCGAATTTACAAGCGT TGTCGTGAGATCGGCTACGAGACACATGAGGAGATATTGCGAGTGCTACACGAGCTGCATACGACGATGAAGACCTACCATGCCTATCAGGCTGAATCCAGGCAGGCGGAGACGAAGCTCCGCGTTGCCGAGCAGCAACGCAACAAGCTCGAGGTGGCGAACGCGGACAGCCGTGAGAAGCTCGCGCGCAGTAAGAAATACAAGCTCATCGAGAAGGAAGTCAATAAG AGGAAGAGCAAGTACCAAGAGGCAAAACTGAAGGCACTCAAGGCGAGAAACGAGTATATCCTGTGCTTGGAAGCTTCCAACACGACGATACACAAGTATTTCGTCGATGACCTGTCCGATCTTATTGAC TGTATGGACTTTGGATTCCACAATTGCATAGCAAGAGCACTGCTGATGCATTGCAGCGCGGAGGAGGGTAGGCAACGTTCTCTGCAATCTGGCGCCGAACAATTAGCTGCGTTCGTCGGTGCACTCGACTCCCGGGCGGATAAGCAGAGATTCCTGGAGTCTCATCACGCGGCCTTTATGATTCCTAAGAAGTTTGAATTCCAAGGACAGCGTGGAGATGAG ACGCCTGAACCCGAACTGCAAAAGATGCTGCACTCGGAGATGGAACAACGATTGCAGCAACTACAGCAGAGGGTGACGTCTTTGCGAACCGAATCGGAGGAGGTGTGGAAGACACTGGAAACGGCGGAGGCTAGCCTTCTCGAGATGCTGACCGCCAAAGATTACGACTGTTCGAGATACTTTGGCGAGAATGCTGTACCTACGTCGAGGCCGCCGGAGACACTGCAGATCAAGTTGCGAGCTGACAGACAGGAGACTGAAGAATTCTACCTCACG AAATTCAGGGAGTACCTTCTCGGGACGTCGAGAATAGCCAGGTTAGACGCGAAACAGGAGTACATCCGGCAGAGCCTTTTGGATGGCTCAAACGCCAGTCCAAACCCGTCGATTTCCGCGACGAAGCAGAAGCAGGCGCGTCGCAAGCGAATCGGTCGCCTGCAGATGAACGGTCAACCGAAACTGTTCGGCGGTTCACTCGAGGAGTACTTGGAGAGCACAAATCAGGAAATACCGCTGATCATGAAGAGTTGCATTCGCGTGATCAATCTGTACGGCTTACACCATCAGGGTATCTTCCGCGTGTCGGGGTCGCAGGTAGAAATTAACAACTTCCGCGAGTGGTTCGAGCGTGGCGAGGATCCACTTGCGGATGTTACCGACGCTTCGGATATCAACAGCGTCGCTGGCGTGTTGAAGCTCTATCTGAGGGAGTTGCGCGAACCCCTCTTTCCCATCATTTATTTCGAGCATCTGATGGAATTGGCGCAGCTCGAATCGAAGCAAGATTTTGTTAACAAGATGAAGGAAATGATTGCGAGTCTGCCGCGACCAGTCGTAATCGTTATGCGATATCTTTTCGCTTTTCTCAACCA TCTGTCGGAATTCTCGGATGAAAATATGATGGATCCCTACAACCTGGCTATCTGTTTCGGTCCGACCTTGGTGCCTGTTCCGGAAGACAAAGATCAGGTCCAATATCAAAATCAGGTCAATGagcttattaaaaatattatcacctTTTGTGAAGAAATTTTCCCAGAGGATATCGGAGGCACTCAATACGAGAAATACATTAGCAGGGAACCCGACGACGT GGATGTGGGGGATTCGCCGACGGATCAAGCTCAGGAAGACATGGACTCGGAAGTTTACCCGTCCGAAGATG AATCGGAGAATCTCGAAGCTACAGCTCAGTTTGATTTTAATGCGAGATCTGAAAGAGAGCTGAGTTTCAAAAAGGGCGACACCTTGACGCTGTACACGCAGGTCAGCAATGATTGGTGGCGGGGCGCTCTGGCTGGCAGAGAGGGATTGATTCCcgataaatatattatgctCAAGATAAA GGATGAGGAGCGTGAGAAGGAACTTTTAAAATCGTCCAGCGAGGAATCTATGCGCAGAAGAGCGTCTAGTTCAGCGGATAGCGTATTATCAAGTAATAACTCGCCGCTCATGGGCCCGTCAGCGAATCCAAGCACCTGGTCATCCGGCGCGGCGTCCGATATGTCATCATCCGCCACGACGAACATGATAACGGACAATAGTAATGCCAGTGGTATTATCGCGTCTGTGGTGACGAATGTGCCCTGCATCTCGTCGTCGGCGCAACCGATCATCAGTCGAGAG ATGAGATCAAAAGGAATGCCGCTCGCGCAGGGAGCCTGCTTGTCTCCAGCGGATATTCTTTCGGCTTCCGAG GCTGATTCCGTGACTTCGTCGAGGCCGGCCAGGACGTCCACTCCTACGGAAAACGAGAAGCATTCGGAGCAACATCGGAATAACGCGGATGGCATTCTCCAGGTTGCCCTGGAAAATAATGTCGACTGCGGCATCGACGGCGGTAGCGCGAATTCCactcagcagcagcagcagcagcagcaacgagGCGGAGGCAGCAATGAGGAGATCGCCAACGAGGATCTGGGGCGCAACGTCCTGGCAATGATGTCGTTGGATGGTATCGTGACGAAACGCAGCGCCGCCGGTCGAAAGCAGCAGCATTGGAAGTCGCAGAGCGTCGGCGAGAACGTGCTGGCGCAGCAGCATCAGCAGCTGCAGTTGCTGTCGCACGCGAACTCTATGCCAACCTCGACGACAACAATCGCCGCGATAGCGGCGGgaacgacaacaacgacgacaacgaccaTCTTAACGCCGGATGCCGACGAGTCGCATCAGGATCAACAGCAAACGACCAACTTCTCGGCGAACCGTGAACTCTGGCAGCGTCGCGCCACTTCCCAAACGCAGCCGACCCCCAGATCGTCGTCCTACTCCCGCACATCCCAGGAGTTTCGCGAGATGAGACAGAAGCACACGCCCGACCTAGTGATGGATCTGCCGCTGTCGGCGCAGGATCCGGTCGGCAAGAAATCCGCGTCGTCCAGCAGTCTAAGTAGCTCGGACGAAGAGACGACGATGCCGTTATCCTTATTggcgcagcagcagcagcagacgCCACCCTCGCGAGCGGAGGCGGCCACATCGCCAACCGGCGGTCCCGAGTCACCGGACATGAGCACCGCTGCCGAGCGCTTCGCCAAGCAGAATCAGTGCACCCTGAAGAAAAACACGAAGACCGTGAATTCAGAGAACGCCGCTACCACCGCTGGCAACAACAAGCTGAAGCGAATCGAGACAACGGCGGCAGAGCATGACGGAACGGGGggcatcgtcgtcgtcgacgtggAAAACGACGAGATCGTCCGATCGGTCAGCTCGAATCAGATTACCGTCGACAGCGtcagcggtggtggtggtggtggtggtggtggtggtggtggtagcgGAGGAAGTAGCGGAAGTGGAGGGATACCACTCAGGTCACCCT
- the LOC105195297 gene encoding SLIT-ROBO Rho GTPase-activating protein 1 isoform X2 — translation MFQCIIQQRNGWIHPYTPDTKDVFPDIRLQLNEQLRCLDVRMEAQVALVAELQDFFRKRAELELDYSKSLDKMARSIQLRHKEQKQKREQWPLFSSYACWQQLVNETKSLSRDHAALSEVYSTHLVGRLNQVMEDVQRIYKRCREIGYETHEEILRVLHELHTTMKTYHAYQAESRQAETKLRVAEQQRNKLEVANADSREKLARSKKYKLIEKEVNKRKSKYQEAKLKALKARNEYILCLEASNTTIHKYFVDDLSDLIDCMDFGFHNCIARALLMHCSAEEGRQRSLQSGAEQLAAFVGALDSRADKQRFLESHHAAFMIPKKFEFQGQRGDETPEPELQKMLHSEMEQRLQQLQQRVTSLRTESEEVWKTLETAEASLLEMLTAKDYDCSRYFGENAVPTSRPPETLQIKLRADRQETEEFYLTKFREYLLGTSRIARLDAKQEYIRQSLLDGSNASPNPSISATKQKQARRKRIGRLQMNGQPKLFGGSLEEYLESTNQEIPLIMKSCIRVINLYGLHHQGIFRVSGSQVEINNFREWFERGEDPLADVTDASDINSVAGVLKLYLRELREPLFPIIYFEHLMELAQLESKQDFVNKMKEMIASLPRPVVIVMRYLFAFLNHLSEFSDENMMDPYNLAICFGPTLVPVPEDKDQVQYQNQVNELIKNIITFCEEIFPEDIGGTQYEKYISREPDDVDVGDSPTDQAQEDMDSEVYPSEDESENLEATAQFDFNARSERELSFKKGDTLTLYTQVSNDWWRGALAGREGLIPDKYIMLKIKDEEREKELLKSSSEESMRRRASSSADSVLSSNNSPLMGPSANPSTWSSGAASDMSSSATTNMITDNSNASGIIASVVTNVPCISSSAQPIISREMRSKGMPLAQGACLSPADILSASEADSVTSSRPARTSTPTENEKHSEQHRNNADGILQVALENNVDCGIDGGSANSTQQQQQQQQRGGGSNEEIANEDLGRNVLAMMSLDGIVTKRSAAGRKQQHWKSQSVGENVLAQQHQQLQLLSHANSMPTSTTTIAAIAAGTTTTTTTTILTPDADESHQDQQQTTNFSANRELWQRRATSQTQPTPRSSSYSRTSQEFREMRQKHTPDLVMDLPLSAQDPVGKKSASSSSLSSSDEETTMPLSLLAQQQQQTPPSRAEAATSPTGGPESPDMSTAAERFAKQNQCTLKKNTKTVNSENAATTAGNNKLKRIETTAAEHDGTGGIVVVDVENDEIVRSVSSNQITVDSVSGGGGGGGGGGGGSGGSSGSGGIPLRSPLPPRSTPKIVAKFADMHLTGGSQVVSSFKPQVKVKPTILRKPVLPFPHPHMSPELARKIEKQAQSAEQAN, via the exons ATATACGGCTACAGCTGAACGAGCAGCTGCGATGTCTCGACGTGAGGATGGAGGCGCAAGTCGCCCTCGTGGCCGAGCTCCAGGATTTTTTTCGCAAAAGGGCGGAACTGGAGCTGGACTACAGCAAGTCTCTCGACAAGATGGCCAGGAGCATACAGTTGCGGCATAAGGAGCAGAAACAAAA GCGGGAACAATGGCCCCTGTTCTCCAGCTACGCCTGTTGGCAGCAGCTCGTAAACGAGACCAAGTCCCTCAGCAGGGACCATGCCGCCCTGTCCGAGGTTTACAGCACCCACCTCGTGGGCCGTCTCAATCAGGTGATGGAGGACGTGCAGCGAATTTACAAGCGT TGTCGTGAGATCGGCTACGAGACACATGAGGAGATATTGCGAGTGCTACACGAGCTGCATACGACGATGAAGACCTACCATGCCTATCAGGCTGAATCCAGGCAGGCGGAGACGAAGCTCCGCGTTGCCGAGCAGCAACGCAACAAGCTCGAGGTGGCGAACGCGGACAGCCGTGAGAAGCTCGCGCGCAGTAAGAAATACAAGCTCATCGAGAAGGAAGTCAATAAG AGGAAGAGCAAGTACCAAGAGGCAAAACTGAAGGCACTCAAGGCGAGAAACGAGTATATCCTGTGCTTGGAAGCTTCCAACACGACGATACACAAGTATTTCGTCGATGACCTGTCCGATCTTATTGAC TGTATGGACTTTGGATTCCACAATTGCATAGCAAGAGCACTGCTGATGCATTGCAGCGCGGAGGAGGGTAGGCAACGTTCTCTGCAATCTGGCGCCGAACAATTAGCTGCGTTCGTCGGTGCACTCGACTCCCGGGCGGATAAGCAGAGATTCCTGGAGTCTCATCACGCGGCCTTTATGATTCCTAAGAAGTTTGAATTCCAAGGACAGCGTGGAGATGAG ACGCCTGAACCCGAACTGCAAAAGATGCTGCACTCGGAGATGGAACAACGATTGCAGCAACTACAGCAGAGGGTGACGTCTTTGCGAACCGAATCGGAGGAGGTGTGGAAGACACTGGAAACGGCGGAGGCTAGCCTTCTCGAGATGCTGACCGCCAAAGATTACGACTGTTCGAGATACTTTGGCGAGAATGCTGTACCTACGTCGAGGCCGCCGGAGACACTGCAGATCAAGTTGCGAGCTGACAGACAGGAGACTGAAGAATTCTACCTCACG AAATTCAGGGAGTACCTTCTCGGGACGTCGAGAATAGCCAGGTTAGACGCGAAACAGGAGTACATCCGGCAGAGCCTTTTGGATGGCTCAAACGCCAGTCCAAACCCGTCGATTTCCGCGACGAAGCAGAAGCAGGCGCGTCGCAAGCGAATCGGTCGCCTGCAGATGAACGGTCAACCGAAACTGTTCGGCGGTTCACTCGAGGAGTACTTGGAGAGCACAAATCAGGAAATACCGCTGATCATGAAGAGTTGCATTCGCGTGATCAATCTGTACGGCTTACACCATCAGGGTATCTTCCGCGTGTCGGGGTCGCAGGTAGAAATTAACAACTTCCGCGAGTGGTTCGAGCGTGGCGAGGATCCACTTGCGGATGTTACCGACGCTTCGGATATCAACAGCGTCGCTGGCGTGTTGAAGCTCTATCTGAGGGAGTTGCGCGAACCCCTCTTTCCCATCATTTATTTCGAGCATCTGATGGAATTGGCGCAGCTCGAATCGAAGCAAGATTTTGTTAACAAGATGAAGGAAATGATTGCGAGTCTGCCGCGACCAGTCGTAATCGTTATGCGATATCTTTTCGCTTTTCTCAACCA TCTGTCGGAATTCTCGGATGAAAATATGATGGATCCCTACAACCTGGCTATCTGTTTCGGTCCGACCTTGGTGCCTGTTCCGGAAGACAAAGATCAGGTCCAATATCAAAATCAGGTCAATGagcttattaaaaatattatcacctTTTGTGAAGAAATTTTCCCAGAGGATATCGGAGGCACTCAATACGAGAAATACATTAGCAGGGAACCCGACGACGT GGATGTGGGGGATTCGCCGACGGATCAAGCTCAGGAAGACATGGACTCGGAAGTTTACCCGTCCGAAGATG AATCGGAGAATCTCGAAGCTACAGCTCAGTTTGATTTTAATGCGAGATCTGAAAGAGAGCTGAGTTTCAAAAAGGGCGACACCTTGACGCTGTACACGCAGGTCAGCAATGATTGGTGGCGGGGCGCTCTGGCTGGCAGAGAGGGATTGATTCCcgataaatatattatgctCAAGATAAA GGATGAGGAGCGTGAGAAGGAACTTTTAAAATCGTCCAGCGAGGAATCTATGCGCAGAAGAGCGTCTAGTTCAGCGGATAGCGTATTATCAAGTAATAACTCGCCGCTCATGGGCCCGTCAGCGAATCCAAGCACCTGGTCATCCGGCGCGGCGTCCGATATGTCATCATCCGCCACGACGAACATGATAACGGACAATAGTAATGCCAGTGGTATTATCGCGTCTGTGGTGACGAATGTGCCCTGCATCTCGTCGTCGGCGCAACCGATCATCAGTCGAGAG ATGAGATCAAAAGGAATGCCGCTCGCGCAGGGAGCCTGCTTGTCTCCAGCGGATATTCTTTCGGCTTCCGAG GCTGATTCCGTGACTTCGTCGAGGCCGGCCAGGACGTCCACTCCTACGGAAAACGAGAAGCATTCGGAGCAACATCGGAATAACGCGGATGGCATTCTCCAGGTTGCCCTGGAAAATAATGTCGACTGCGGCATCGACGGCGGTAGCGCGAATTCCactcagcagcagcagcagcagcagcaacgagGCGGAGGCAGCAATGAGGAGATCGCCAACGAGGATCTGGGGCGCAACGTCCTGGCAATGATGTCGTTGGATGGTATCGTGACGAAACGCAGCGCCGCCGGTCGAAAGCAGCAGCATTGGAAGTCGCAGAGCGTCGGCGAGAACGTGCTGGCGCAGCAGCATCAGCAGCTGCAGTTGCTGTCGCACGCGAACTCTATGCCAACCTCGACGACAACAATCGCCGCGATAGCGGCGGgaacgacaacaacgacgacaacgaccaTCTTAACGCCGGATGCCGACGAGTCGCATCAGGATCAACAGCAAACGACCAACTTCTCGGCGAACCGTGAACTCTGGCAGCGTCGCGCCACTTCCCAAACGCAGCCGACCCCCAGATCGTCGTCCTACTCCCGCACATCCCAGGAGTTTCGCGAGATGAGACAGAAGCACACGCCCGACCTAGTGATGGATCTGCCGCTGTCGGCGCAGGATCCGGTCGGCAAGAAATCCGCGTCGTCCAGCAGTCTAAGTAGCTCGGACGAAGAGACGACGATGCCGTTATCCTTATTggcgcagcagcagcagcagacgCCACCCTCGCGAGCGGAGGCGGCCACATCGCCAACCGGCGGTCCCGAGTCACCGGACATGAGCACCGCTGCCGAGCGCTTCGCCAAGCAGAATCAGTGCACCCTGAAGAAAAACACGAAGACCGTGAATTCAGAGAACGCCGCTACCACCGCTGGCAACAACAAGCTGAAGCGAATCGAGACAACGGCGGCAGAGCATGACGGAACGGGGggcatcgtcgtcgtcgacgtggAAAACGACGAGATCGTCCGATCGGTCAGCTCGAATCAGATTACCGTCGACAGCGtcagcggtggtggtggtggtggtggtggtggtggtggtggtagcgGAGGAAGTAGCGGAAGTGGAGGGATACCACTCAGGTCACCCT